In Salvelinus namaycush isolate Seneca chromosome 17, SaNama_1.0, whole genome shotgun sequence, one genomic interval encodes:
- the LOC120061987 gene encoding H/ACA ribonucleoprotein complex subunit 1-like: MSFRGGGGGGRGGRGGGFNRGGGGGYGGGGGGYGGRGGGGGFRGGGRGGRGGFQDYGPPEYVVALGEFMHPCEDEIVCKCVTEENKVPYFNAPVYLENKEQIGKVDEIFGQLRDFYFSVKLSDNMKASSFKKLQKFYVDPMKLLPLQRFLPRPPGEKGPPRGGRGGRGGRGGPRGGGFRGGRGGGDRGGFGRGGFGGGRGGGFRGRGGGGGRGFRGGR, from the exons ATGTCcttccgaggaggaggaggaggtggaagagggggCCGTGGTGGCGGATTCAAccgtggtggtggaggaggatacggtggtggtggtggaggataTGGGGGTCGAGGTGGCGGCGGCGGTTTCCGAGGTGGTGGACGAGGAGGTCGAGGAGGCTTCCAAGACTATGGCCCTCCAGAATATGTTGTTG CATTAGGAGAATTCATGCACCCCTGTGAGGATGAAATTGTGTGCAAGTGTGTAACTGAGGAGAACAAAGTTCCCTACTTCAATGCACCCGTGTACTTGGAAAACAAGGAGCAGATCGGGAAAGTGGACGAAATCTTCGGCCAACTACGTGACTTT TATTTCTCTGTTAAACTCTCCGATAATATGAAGGCATCCTCATTCAAGAAACTACAGAAG TTCTACGTAGACCCAATGAAACTCCTACCACTCCAGAGGTTCCTTCCCAGGCCTCCGGGTGAGAAGGGTCCCCCAAGGGGAGGCAGAGGAGGTCGAGGTGGAAGAGGAGGTCCCCGTGGAG gtggattcCGTGGTGGCAGGGGGGGTGGTGACCGTGGTGGATTTGGCAGAGGAGGTTTTGGCGGTGGTCGAGGAGGAGGGTtcagaggtagaggaggtggcgGTGGACGAGGATTCAGGG GTGGGAGATGA